GAGCGATTAAAAGGGAAGAAATTCATTGACTAAGTGAACAAAGCAAAGTGGAAACAGGGAAACTGTAATtaaacaatattattttattattttcatcaaACTGGGAAAATGTTTTTGTCTTCTGAGTTTCTTTTCCAGAAGTGGAGTAGTAGGTGAAGTTAGGTAGTTATTACCTTTCACAAGACAgtcatttgtttctttatttggaATTCCACACCAGTTTTTaaaagtcactttttttcttaataataaaATCCAAAGTATAATGCACATAATCAATTTTTAAACTGCCTAAACATGAAAAACATATTTAGATTTCTTTTTGCATCTCTAAAATATCAttcttgtttcaatttcatttctattttgtGTTGCATGTAGTATATTAGTGTAGTGATACCCACATATAATATacaggtaaataaatacatataatcacAGTCTATCCATTCAGTACCATTTTTCTAAAGATAAGTCATATATTATAATTTTCAAGTATTCTTTACATACACCCTGCTTAGTTTTTCAGAATTGTCCTTGATAAATCATTTTTCATACTAACTAAAACAACATTAATGAGTAATGTACTATGAAAACTCAAAGATTAAAATACAGTTTATTCCTTCAAAATCAACATTGTTTCTACATAAGTTGATAAGGATGATAAATAACTACTAGCAGCTATGTTATCCATTTTTGTACTTGCTACAGAACAAAAATCAGAGATTCGAAGTCTCAGATGAAGGGAACTTACCACATATTTATGAAGAGTCTAAAGCTAGAACTGCGTCCTTTAAAATATAATGTATTCTATTGGTTATTAATTCACTATAACATGTTAAATGTAATTACCACAAAAGTGCATGAAATAGCTACTCTCTTTAGGAGTACATACTTTGATAAGTCATATACAATGCCACtttacaaatataaatatttttatcaaaGACGTAAAAAAGAGAACGTAGCCAAAATCAACTGAATATTTATATTCAAGACCAGACACTCTTGTAAGGACTTCagcctgatagcttttctaatcTTTGCAGCATTTCTATGACCTATGTACTCTTATCTTGCCCAGTTTGCAGAAGTGAATACTGAAATGCCAAGAGTTATATTACCTTACCACAGATCACATTACTAGAAATTATTAGTGATAGAACTTGAAACATGTCCATATGGGTCTAGAGATCGATTTTACTATTTACCAAGAATTTTTAAATTGTGGAGGTGATGTGTAAGCTTGTACCTTTAGAAGATTACAATCGTGTCGGGATGCGGCAATGAAACCAATGTCATCTGGTCATTGCAAAATAAATGCTTTGTTGCCCTGTATGATTAGTTTACCAGGGAGATCAAACATGTGTAAGCATCCTGAGAGGAATTTGATGGTGGCTGTAGCTTTGCTCTTGAACTCTCACAATTCCATGATGCTATTTCCTTTCACTTTACAGGAACATTCTGACCTGATTTTAGAGATACGAAATCATGGACCAAGGAAACAAATCAAGAGTGACTGAATTTATATTGCAAAGCCTTTCAGGGTCTCGAGAGCTACAGCTTTTCTATTTTGCATTTTTCACACTTTTCTATTCATCCATTGTACTGGGGAACTTCCTCATTGTGCTTACAGTCATATCTGAACCTGCGCTGCATACGCCCATGTACTTCCTGCTCAGTAACCTGTCCTTCATTGATGTGTGCTTATCCACATTTGCTACCCCCAAAATGATTGTTGACTTCCTTATGGAGCGTAAAGTTATCTCTTTTGAGGGCTGCATGGCCCAGATCTTTTTTCTGCATGTCTTTGCTGGTGGTGAAATGATGCTTCTTGTGGCCATGGCATATGATAGATACGTAGCCATCTGTCGACCCCTGCACTATGGAACCATCATGAGTGCACGGAAGTGCACAAGTCTTGTGGTGGGCTCCTGGCTCATTGGGGTTCTGCACTCAGTGAGTCAGTTGGCCTTCACGATAAACCTTCCATTCTGTGGCCCCAATAAAGTAGACAGTTTTTTCTGTGACCTTCCCCTAGTTATCAAACTTGCCTGCACTGATACTTTTACTCTTGAGATAATGATGCTTTCAGACAGTGGTCTAATGGCCATGACATCCTTTGTGCTGTTACTGATCTCTTACACTGTCATCCTAGTCACTGTTCGCAGGCGATCCTCAGGAGGCATGGCAAAAGCAAAGGCTACTCTGTCTGCCCATATCTCTGTGGTGACTCTGTTCTTTGGACCCTGCATCTTCATTTATGCTTGGCCTTTTAGCAACTTCCCAGTGGATAAGGTCCTCTCAATATTTTATACAGTTTTCACCCCTCTTCTAAACCCTTTAATCTACACCTTGAGAAATAAAGAAGTAGTATTAGCCATGCAAAAACTAAGGAGTTGGCAAGTGAGGACCTGGTGGTCTCCTAGCTGTCTGTTGTGATAGGTAATGCCCCATAATCAAGCTTGTATCAACCTAGTAACATGAGCTCAATAAGAATGAATTGAAGTTACAacccaaaaagaagaaaaaggaaaatgccaCAATAATCATCGCAGATTTCACAAACAGGAAAGTTTGCTATTTCTAGAAATGATTGAGATTCAATAAACTGGAATCACTGAACTTGGGATAAAGATGTTAAAAATAATTACCTTAGACATCTTACAACTTATTTCTCATATGTAGGTATACTTCTGGTTAAACAAAGTTTATCTGGATTATATGAAAGACATCCCACTATTAACAGCTTTTgtcatcattaatttttttattttatcagtaatttaatagtgattgacaagactataaggtagcaggggtacaattccatacagttcccaccaccagagttctgtctcccacctccttcactggaaacttccctattccttatccctatgggggtatggaccaaaattctttttcctttccatctattttgttccaaaagtcacaatattatttttattgatggcaAAATAGTATTCTATggtgtatatatcccacaacttcttttctactagtgattaatattgatatacaaaattacaagataacaggtctacaactccacatcattcccatcatcagacttccaaatccccattccctccactggaagctacagcagttctcccaaggttgcagatatgggttaactattatttctacaactatctgtctatatttgtatatagttgatcccatattctcttccttttcaagtcacataTACGCCTATTGCATCCAAAtaccccctcccttttttgtcctctctccagttcctggtggagttggagttcagagccctaatatttcttccccactgagcgTTAGCAGGTCAGTTCACACCTCCATACTGTTTCCtaagtggggcaggactctgaagcAGTgatgttccaagacacattggtgagttcgtcTGCCCAGAGACGTCAGCatagaatcatgatagtgtctgcaacttggtgactgaaaggtagcaaggtataaagcaggacaaagttaTTAATAAATAGGAAACAAAAATTAGGAGTAAAGCAGTTAAGAACAGGggtcttagggtagaaagaagctgggaagtccattctaggcatgttcctaggggcccacttgcttgagtttgatagctagcatggaattggacaaaaatattgtctgagaagatagtgtcagaataGAAAAAAGGGCTAGATAGTTGGATTAGGGTAAAGAGTAGTTTCCATTCTTGAAAaactgaataaaattaactgtttaccccatccacctgatccaggatatatatatttagcacagaagtctgtgtaacctctgagtctatTAATCTGAGCTCATAGTtaagccacagctgggaacattgcaggctgcacttatttcaggaccagtcttccttaagtggcaaAGCAAGACAAtatagccttccttcagagagtggggcaattcctACCTTACTGTTTTATGGTGAGGGCATGGTCCTGGGAAGGTCCCCCCAGAGGGTTtatgttcctgatgaaagtgaccactgagggtggaaagaaggatctattaaaggtctaggcccatcatatttgtgtgggaatccaaggattccctgaatagagccccagatgagcagtggtgtgatattgacccaaaaagccattattaagtgagccagtctcttgcccttattcaacctttatagtcctctctttatctgatgaccttttTTAAGtcgtttaagcattgagtgttaTTTGTTGTTCTTCTACTGTTACCAACCAGAATTGGGTTTTtggaatctgtcttctttgggtctttctgctagattgccCAGCTAATTTGGCCTAAGTCAGATTCATTAGAGAACTGTGATGTCTCCTCTAGGCACTTCTACTGGGATTCCAGGCTTATTGTGCCTAAGTCTTATCACAGAaagctattaagcacttttactttgagttatataatttccccttgcttatggatatatgtacacTTGTAACCAGTACCCTAAATACTAGCCTGTATCTAGTCTCTGTAACTTCGTTAGATGGTGTACCATCTAAAGTGGAACTAGGTACTCCCATGTGTTGGGAAAAATCTTACTAGATTTGGGGATTTGGGAGGTTGACATTTCAGGCTCAGTATCTCTGGcaacatggaccaaaattctttatggggagtagaagaTAGGCAGTATAGCTTCAGTAATAgcttctccaccggacatggatgttggcaggtgaatctaTATACCCAGCCTAAAAGCAGTTATTTCAAAGACAGGGTCAAGGTAACTGAAGATAAGACCTGTATTTCTGTCCTCCACAAACAACAAAGCCATAATACATGAAGGAATCACAGAGAAGCAGATCTTCCACAAAAAGCAACGAAAGTAAACCTAAACTGAAGTACTCTGTaacacataaaaattaaaatgcaaaaaTATCAAGGTTAGAGAATTTTTAAAGCAACAAGAGAAAAGTAAATAGTCATCTACAAAGAAACACTTCTTTCCTCCCCAAGACTGTCAGCTATCTCCCAGTAGAAGCTCCAAAGCCAGAAAGGACTAAAAGAATATACTCAAATTTTGTACCATAAAAgacctctccccccccatctacaacctacccccaccctcatggtctgggaggtggctcagtagataaagcattaaactctcaagcatgaggtcctgagttcaatccctagtagcacatgtaccagagtgatgtttggttctttctccctctcctcctatctttctcataaataaataaaatctttaaagtaaaataaaatacctccCCCTAATAATGTTCTCTCAGCTGGATGTCACTCAGATTTAGCAGAGTGACTAAGATCTTTCCAGACAAACAGCATTTAATGGAACTCATTGCCATCAAACCAGCTCTACATGAAATACTAAATGAACTTCTATAAACGTTCTGAGGGCTATTACTCATATAGATTAaataatgaaatggaaaaatggaaaacaaatgaaCATGAATGAAGACAAACCTGTGGATGCTCATTAAAGAACTGAAGTTACCATAGGGGACATGCTGGGAAACAAGGGCTGGGAGAGGGCAGAAGTAGACTACAaggctgcaggcactgagtgaacTTCAATGAAGGGAATTTGgtattttggtggtaggtgtggcatATTACAAAGATGTGCataattaaacttttaaaattcatAGTATTGTAAATCAAGGTACCTcaagaacatttaaaatatataagtttGTGTGGACCGGGAGGTGGAGCAATGGATAAAgctctggattctcaagcatgaggttctgagttcgatacccggcagtacatgtaccagactgatatctggttctttctctctctctccttctatctttctcattagtaaataaaatctttataaaaaaaaaaaaagtaaaatatgtaAGCTTAAAGAAAAGTTAAAACAGAAAAAGTCATACACTTTAATGAAGAATCCTAAATGTAAATAAACTTGTGAAATTAGCTAACACTTACTGAGAGCCAAGGAAAGCCCAATAATTCCTTTGAACATGATAtaaattagtatatatatatatatatatatatatatatatatatatatatagtgtgtgtgtgtgtgtgtgtttatgtagtAAAGTTTTGGTAAGCATATAAAATaacaaatttttattagtgatttacaaaattacctgTCAACAAGCGTATAATTCAaaattgttcccaccaccagagttctgagtccctaagccttccactgtaagctacagcagttatcTTAAGGTTGTagctatgggttaactattatatctataactatctgtctatatttatatatatatatatatatatatatatatgccttttttttcctgtatttccatcttctttccctttctaattacacatacacctattactgcattcaaatgtccctccctttttcctattttctttttggGTACTAgtggagttggagttcatagctcaggtcatcttccctctatcacttctcccccactgggagtatggaccaaaattttttatgggatacagaaggtgaaaggtctggcttctgtaattgcttctctgttgttttcgacgggttatgttgttttcgccaggctggcttcactggcgggtaacagacaaccagggactcatggttgagctgtaggcagtatctctttattcatgcaggacgcagcacaatctaagacgagctaagttaaactcaaagtacagtactctaaaactcacaatgctgtctttatatatacttgccaagtaaggtggaaacaggatgtgacatagagagggtggagagaaaagtgactggtgaaaatcagagtgtgacaaagagggggcagattaggcgagaatcctatcactgaaccacaaatgccctggagggagggtggaacttgttaacagtggttatgtaaatagaatgaagtggttatgtaaatagaatagtgttaagcaggggggatttaaaccaaatgaaacagaaggggtctcatgcataccaacacttctccattggacatgggcattggcaggtcgatccatacccccagcttaaaATAACAGGAGTTTTTAGACACAGCTGACTGAAGTATATGAAAATCAGACCAAACCTTCATAACAGGCTAAAAAGCTTAGTGTAAAAATGAATAACTAATAAAGATGTAACTTTAATATATAAGGAAACTTTGAGTAATTCTTTGGGACAGAAGGCAACTACCCAAAGACAGTCTTAAAAGGGGCTCAGTCTCATTGGTGAATATGCATCTCTTATCACTAGTTAATATAAAGTTCACTGGGGCTAGGAAACTACTTACCCAATAAAGATTATAGAGGGGCCAAATTGGAGAACAAGCTCCCCTAGAGGTGGACACACCCATGTTATGATGCCAACACACACCTGGATTTTCAGGTGTCAGGTTGCAtcgcaggggagagagaaaagaccaggaactcgtggtggagcgggaacgCAAATTTTTATTCATGTGGGTGCCCCAGAGTTGGTGTGAGCATAgcagtttaggccacgtggagctagcaaaatggcaacctcccactatgcccaccagccttctccaggtcttctccgggtcaggatgcagaagagaaagaaaagagagtgaaactggAATAGCagcaggttttatagggtaaaaaccggaagtggcaagttggaaacggaaatggctaggaaaggaggtggagagaggtaaaaggcatgctgggaaggtgaaagcatccttagcaactgttgtgatggttttaactgaattagcaacaccctgaggggataacatgttggggatctttcaggcaaaacaatggttatgtaagcagagcagggaggctggctttaaggcccaaaaTTCAGGAAAGTCCTTCATTGTAATGTGCTTCAAGTTTCCTGCTCTGGAAAAGGTGGACATTGTGTTCATGTGAAGGAGAAATACtgggtgtgggtagatagcacagagctatgcaaagagaccctcatgcctgaggcttcaaaatcccaaattcattctcctacaccaccataagccagagctgaacagtgctctggtaaggtaaattaaaaaaaataataaaaagaaaagaaaaatatttaaaagtattctCTTACtcattataattatataattgaGAAATAACCCCAGAGTCATCATTGAAATTGTCAAAAatggaccagggagaacagaagcaactggtggcacatctatatacaaataatgtcaaagcacataaattatggtgatgttgtgtatgatacagcaaatcctaacaaaaggatttttcaaagttaacccaattgccaaataatgtgattacagcaataactatctattgccggcttaaaccctaagacagcaggaacctcctgcttcctctaaagagcctatatttcccccagtcctagaacctgtatggtggggctcagtttcctgcatgctcctctcagttcataccaaatgatattgtatctactgatcccaacctaatcaatgcaaatacttccctcactcactccaaaactaaccttatcaaagcaaggactgcaaaagatgaataagaacaagagactggcatagtttaacgatgactctttagttactatcaggccaccccatcagctggggccctatttggggagtcctgggattcccaaacagtcatgatgggcctagaccttgaataaatccctctctccattgttactggtcaactctatcaaaatagacccctttgtgggccccccataggacctttccctcaacttggatcaacaatggtagagaatgttccatcctcctaggggagactggacaacatactctatgctacacttgaggaagatgggtcctgatattggggcagcttggaacgcaAGACCTctgcagggatacagaggtcacataggctcctaagctgaatatgggccccagatcacatcaaattgatcaggtttacagccaacaatatttatacacctttcccatatttgagagctactctctaccctgatccagctttctggtcctttttccagccatgtcatcatctgcccagacaataacttgggtccacctgcatatcagatttcaggctcagggggataagaaaaactagtatagccaagggccctttggaatataactaaaataggcctactagctatctacaaaatggagacacccgcccccaactcttcatctgcactattccagcctttaggttcatgattagtcaacaatttgtttggctttatatgttaactctcctttcagccactaggttccagatgctagcatgttgccaaacagacttccctggacagacaaccccaccaatgtgtcctggagctctgcttcctcagaaccccaccgactagggaaagagagagacaggctgggagtatggatcgacctgtcaacacccatggtcagcagggaagcaattacagaagccagacccctccccccaccttctgcatcccacagtgaccttgggtccatactcccagaaggataaagaataggaaagctatcagggaaggggatgggatacggagttctggtggtgggaattgtgtggagttgtacccctcttatcctatggcttttgtcagtgtttcctttttataaataaagaaaaagaaaaaaaagaaggaaagaaaggaaactaaGGAAAATACCACCCTAACATATATAATATTGACCTTTCACCCTATATAAAAATCCCCttcaagaaataaaatatgagtgccaatacaaaaaaaataaatattaaataaaataaaagaatagtaaagctatcaagagaggggaggggatgcagagttctggtggtgggaattgtgtggagctgtacccctcttatcctatggttttgttagtgtttccttttttataaataaataaataattttttttaaaaagaattaaagaggAATTAAAAttccaaacagaaaaaaaaagaaattgtcaaaATGTAGAATGTTATTTACCTCATTCCAGTGGGAATGTGTAATAGAAGGTATTAATAATCCCCACTGGAAGATAAACCTTGGCCATCTTAGAAATACCCAGTGCCCCAATTGGTCACTTACATAAGACCATGGCAATACTCTACTTTGCCAAAAGAAAACAGGACCTATAAATATCACAACTTAACAGATGTTAATTTTACAACAGAAAACTGAAGAATTCAATTCACATTTGATATGTATTGTATCAGGTAGGTCATATCTGACAAAGATCTACATATTCATTTGCATTAGAGGATCTTAAATGGGAAAATGTATTAGAAGTAAAGTTTGAGTCAAGATGAGAATATTTATGTGTCTTAACATGATTGTGAGAATTTGTGAGCACTAAGTAAGAAGTACTtccaggggagtcaggaggtagtgcagtgggttaagtgcaggtggcgcaaagcacaaagaccagcgtaaggatcctggttcggagcccccggctccccacctgcaggggagtcgcttcacaggcagtgaagcaggtctgcaggtgtctgtctttctctccccttctctgtcttcccctcctctctccatttctctctgtcatatccaacaacaatgacatcaataacaacaacaataatgactataaaaagggcaacaaaagggaataaataaatattttttaaataagtacttTCAGAAGAATATTGTGAtcatacttagaaaaaaattcaTTGTGAAAGTCTAAAGAAATTAAGTAAGGGAGCTAgctgggaggggaaaaaaagaaaatgaataagcaggaggactttcaggtcctggtgtttggtggaggaggacctaggctgggggttagagtgttttgcagaaaattgagaaattttacatgtgtatcaacaactgtatttactgtaaaccactaatcccccccaaaaaaagtaaaCTTTTGCAGaaagttttgcagaaaattgagaaattttacatgtgtatcaacaactgtatttactgtaaaccactaatcccccccaaaaaaagtaaaCTGAATCAACATGTAAATCAAAGCTACACGTTTTCTTGTAAATATATACCTGTGTAGTAATGCTATTATTAAAAATCACAGGAATGTCAAAAACATTCAGGCTACAGGTTTGTAGTCATAGTATTTTTGCATCAATGATTTATTATACTTCCTCTATGCTAAATGTAGATCAGATAGTATTTGTTTAACTCTATAGAAACAGAGTACAAATTTCTTAATTAAGAAACTCATTGTTTTTGCTTATCACCACTGTTACTGCTGTGGCTTGATGctgacattatgaatccaccattcccagcaggtaccttttttttttctttgtattttatttgatagaacatagagatattaggagcaggaggggagatagaaaatcagagacacctgcacccctgcttcactacttgaaaagctcccctctccccactccgaggtggagagtggggcttagaacctgagtccttgagcttggtaatgtgCGCACTTGAGCACTTGACTGAGTGCACAACCGCCTGGCCtccctcaaaaaaatttttttctttgtttttcaaaagAATTAACTTATTCCCTTTATCTTTGCTGCTTCAATTACTGGTACTAGTCTTTAAGTAGATCTAGATATGAGTTTGTACTATTAATAGGATGAGAATTTCTTCTTTTTGAGATGAAATTTATGTCGGTGGCATGTCGTCTGATAGCTTAGTCTTTCTTGTTCACTAAGAAGGAgcacaggaaattcaaatggtaAAAGTAATGAGCAAATGGCAAATATAAGGTGGCACTTTAATTGGCCTGAGAGCATACACATGGAGACTCCATTCATATCTAGATCTTGCAATTGATGCAGGAAGGACATGAAAATATAAGGAACTCTCAGTGTGTGGGGAAGACCTTAAGAAGTAAACTTTGACTTCAGAGAGCAAATGTGAATGAAGCAGAGTATCATAAaacattagagaaaaaaaaagaaatttcaactAACGTCTCTAGGAAAACTTTTAGAAGTGATGGCACTGGACTAGAATAGATCACCTGTGAAGGACAAAAGATAACGAATAGGGGGACTGggtggggtggtgcacctggtcgagtgcacatgttatgatacGCAAAGACCTGGCTTtgatcccacttgcaggaggaaagctttgcgagtggtgaagcaatgctgcactctcgatttctggctgtctatatctaataaaaataattttaaaaatctttttaaaactaaataaatcatgaataaataaataaataagaaaatgaattgGAGGGGAAATGGGGAAAAGGAAGAGATGGAGCaatattggggtcctggtgcacggTGGTGTAAAAAGACCTAGACTGGGGGAGACAGTGTTTTGGAAACACCTATTACAGagatatgagaaattgtacccatgggcCAATAACTGCTCTGTAAACCACTACCTCCTTCCCCACATAAAAtgctaaagagaaaaagaaaataaattggaaGTGTTTACCAGTTTAATAAATTCATAGTCTGGTTTAGGCTAGAGAGCGAAGTGTAGTATAACACAGATAAAAACTATACCATATATGCTTGGCTATTGTGCTGCTACTATTATTTGTACTTTGAGGAGTTAAATAGGAGatgctgcaggtgggaaaaagaaagtaaaatgtaTAGCCTGGAAGAATAATGGTGGCGTAGATAAGCAaggtttaaaaaggaaaaagtactgAACTGAAGTAAGAAACTGTGAACTAAGGTCTGAGATGGCTACATCATCTTCACCAAACAGATGTCAGAAAAAATATGTTCAGAACAGCAGC
This DNA window, taken from Erinaceus europaeus chromosome 16, mEriEur2.1, whole genome shotgun sequence, encodes the following:
- the LOC103127229 gene encoding olfactory receptor 4K15-like → MDQGNKSRVTEFILQSLSGSRELQLFYFAFFTLFYSSIVLGNFLIVLTVISEPALHTPMYFLLSNLSFIDVCLSTFATPKMIVDFLMERKVISFEGCMAQIFFLHVFAGGEMMLLVAMAYDRYVAICRPLHYGTIMSARKCTSLVVGSWLIGVLHSVSQLAFTINLPFCGPNKVDSFFCDLPLVIKLACTDTFTLEIMMLSDSGLMAMTSFVLLLISYTVILVTVRRRSSGGMAKAKATLSAHISVVTLFFGPCIFIYAWPFSNFPVDKVLSIFYTVFTPLLNPLIYTLRNKEVVLAMQKLRSWQVRTWWSPSCLL